In Astatotilapia calliptera chromosome 16, fAstCal1.2, whole genome shotgun sequence, one genomic interval encodes:
- the otos2 gene encoding otospiralin-like: protein MQSSCSDQSEEEGQRTGLKLNSLLVSMHAPYVSVLLFLLLLSFLPPAEGSEAAGRREEREKRSVPYWGLWSSDFFGWLEELRAQAADNGMLDLARTFWAHFPISSELGYDRPEPETEAEE from the exons ATGCAGTCATCGTGCTCAGATCAGTCTGAGGAAGAAGGACAGAGGACAGGACTAAAGCTGAATTCTCTGCTGGTCAG CATGCATGCTCCGTACGTGTCAGTGCTGctctttcttctgctgctgagcTTCCTGCCTCCTGCAG AGGGGAGCGAGGCGGCTGgcaggagggaggagagggagaagcGAAGCGTGCCGTACTGGGGCCTGTGGTCATCTGACTTTTTCGGATGGTTGGAGGAGCTGCGAGCCCAGGCGGCCGATAATGGGATGCTGGACTTGGCTCGCACCTTCTGGGCTCACTTCCCCATCAGCAGCGAGCTGGGCTATGACCGTCCCGAGCCTGAGACTGAGGCTGAGGAGTGA